One Roseimicrobium gellanilyticum DNA window includes the following coding sequences:
- a CDS encoding tetratricopeptide repeat protein, which translates to MTAELSAQAPAPTPAKEPAVPAPAPAKTVSMPTEVVRYHEMLLRRPQTGVVFDRFYDTWLGLGSADEMKAFLEKRAGDPAAKAADHLVLALYFSRRGQDAPALKAYERALELEPKNAFAWADRAKLEARMQDIEGALKSLDQGIAAKPEATLLQELSKQRARHLLRLGRNEEALKAFRDMVAAQPDDVDLAEEVVYIQMEEGLPEEAAKGVEALITRTKDAYQKVVRLLLLGDIRQKLGHRDDAVNAYEDALELAGKDTWVEGEVLARIEQSFRREDDLDGLAKKLEELAKADPARVRLSQRHAQVLADLGKADDAIKVYQDLLARTPGQQSVREGFLNLLESADKLPEAIEQAKALRAQLSGDKEWIIRLAVLQHRAKDDTAAQSTLNEYLAVNGTGESDRLRVARLLETWDLIDPAKAAYEALVKAHADSVSAREAQAQFLHRIDERDAALAIWRDIAAKGTLEDALQVGQALGARMEHNVALEVLSARIATSPGEPRLLAALCTAAAGAKEFAKAIPWARERVKLARDVTEVEESVKAASMIIRNAGTHEALAKEIAALPSPTAAERCLLAELRESMKDHAGADAALTALTGPDEALGLQQQVRLFQGRQEWIRAAATMAKLIGLPDGRTSANVQKLVDLHQRAGQTNEALNWIAEWKKLSPGAVTPWTTESRLLSDAGRADDAIKVLREAYRKFSDNPDLAASFGDQLIAAGQTNEAMDIFEAWYEKTEDVPGKMRWAGSLARAAASGGNTSQLVDRFRERQKKNRQSVVPWIALAEIHRATGNTEGRRAAIMEAANLRPQDLELLLELARLQEEDGLWKEALATLETARPLDKASKVRERQAAIHLRYGDENLGYRILFELAGGDQMDARGIERMADGIAARGEWERVIEFLEPLATKHPKDYRLRFLQAVALEEAGREKDATQIFITLLQPMEELPGVVVPPGGVSGTGRNPYQDQMLNAMPPGLTGFIEMNQTWHMAYRYRQSRNSGSYISYAFPGMPTSSGFVTLPPFALTAPSYAAVHLISLAQNLKDAEKTELATRLKRMDMSEAEMFVHLQWDPQRGGVVVDEDWLKAHPDEDAALAWWVMNSMSRMTSMGSADSEALLRKAFDRFQKRYPGLAAQSAFASRGSSTNEGKALYTEGLKYVNSLEKMDLVCVQSVFNQLQLQLQRGGELSPLSDEEEASLIALVKKHIRASTDKNDVMRPWMMSSLGRMLAEKGKWDDAVELAQADQDAFEQSAGGGPNQQFQQIQRMYYGQGGAVVTAMQFPAKHLKVSQTALGVMAPSLGGYMFSPQGDSSIGEETPRNEPMLKSAVKLTNDALRNIALLAGGDRDSFSKFVEAKAKAEPENPGPILLAAWYAQQSQDYPKAIQWMQKALALTLDADDRLMVENALLHNAAASQTNKGGKPDPAMTAELLDAAKELAKRQSRNTSLSMNQKQNLARAMDSLGLSKEAAQLRTVPKVAGSSGSSSRSSYTSSNISSTQSTPSTVEQLANKNQRDAAAREAVKLLRTVVPELFTTNAEYAASRADELLKIVKKLELAPDILKSADPGDSASMRRKLEFAGLNELLGREKEARDLYEAVLVAAPRTTEAQVRMISLLSTSDSDAAAQRILELKQGTPLATVLQNLVQTMQNSSGRGGLSRRIAAARTFTAVLEKLASGGTKFPPDVSLPYMAGASRSIGQAHYGNNSDDGTERDPRLPDLYSATLYDGTHRSKEEVAGMNSAKGKERREAHDALCRAMMKVPELAEDGFSALASLTIAEKQDFAQLKESATACLKLTNDPANRRRIENARSQYGYSYSSGGSERLWQPKPAEFLIYAAWKEGAEERLEKEIYPLVAGNADTSKQTPQLVSAKAFAKLWFGKPEEFTTAADDWAKVGSSRNSMNQMTWLWFSDGGYMENLLRFAVERKLEVNLDDWMIAKIKGSFRENNHLDLDCIQPWLRLEAGKKGTPVVVAFIEKLGDNLFGDAEGRRKATQDFVSQRYGGTSSQRQNAKAYSYGQFIDGLLQEDGVPGAALTVMITEKWLETPAAAQQIKYRLDDDGVLNDSKALSLVLSLPPFGAEAAEFRAYTTKDRYVPTVLGGLLSEIRKRDKLRTEILEHLKQSPTRTFGTQLSIASLEQKHDAELIAFVTARRDELTKLSTPAQDELREVLKQVWPALQRPENMPQERQEVLRPLFAAEMKSLAERRAMVLTANTLEELKMEDRPFFDFLRGEFVKLAQEGKDDDAVQLFEKGCTLIEKKMAAKGWDDGQNWNGWTPRSQLADAIMDWRTGWDLVRLGVRLYNTDTTGKLQHPGHPNSNQWNKTVQDSWKREGGYWRPETALHVTLSRINGNLKGQNSAILMPMLANLVAQMPLRLRGGVVTWAEGEGAKKPYAALSKHLAVAARFQNFTSPGKKVVLGADGKRPEDPAMPSMRQEDWDYLLGVMEDASLNPRVRLALANWICHYGREEVDSRMVYATVRLSVEGLRNSWAHSAYHLASAVRCFNQEPANEAWKALAKDVWDAWVVRNARNQESSRMGRAYDPAETAVFAMWELAVRAREKSWQSRLRTEFRTTLDDSYLTFAAMARQEDFEGATEFLRAQWKDLTQWIPFYDSLDTASNDNNQAEGVATMLNTTARDKFLVACKDPELAELGRIFMDVGNDPPQGYRERFSGPPDYRARRDLAAEAFRPEVIKDDAMRARATGWLFGASAANDKTAPVVAALASKVDVKALPSQNESQKMRWQILMPLLDSHNKALTGDCKAFDTFYETVHQHSGWDEWLRDNIKEYSGRMVLSRTRLFWRSQPPAKASDMLPLTDTILKSYASNDDTQIGDAIGVRTAIYLYDGDLEGLANWRKSLSKEHAAQFVDRYRTQSSLFITLGDLCGRNPKVRLPLERRLALVEAAVKDEWTQKIARTNPGASFKMPILTGKTNLLSKPELIEHGMKIARLIPREGRSFYEMADWFEEEGLAEQTLAALDAVLAEVGGNQSLRNPALIRKAETLDNMGRNAEAMKVLEGMDIAKLPVGLRLQVERLQRKEQEAAKKAAAKQ; encoded by the coding sequence TTGACGGCTGAGCTATCGGCACAGGCGCCGGCTCCCACTCCGGCCAAGGAGCCTGCAGTACCAGCACCGGCCCCAGCCAAGACTGTCAGCATGCCCACGGAGGTGGTGCGTTATCACGAGATGCTGCTGCGTCGCCCGCAGACGGGTGTGGTGTTTGATCGCTTCTACGACACCTGGCTGGGACTCGGAAGCGCGGACGAGATGAAGGCCTTCCTCGAAAAGCGTGCTGGGGATCCTGCCGCAAAAGCTGCGGACCATCTCGTACTGGCGTTGTATTTCTCCCGCCGCGGCCAGGATGCACCTGCCCTGAAAGCCTATGAACGCGCCCTGGAGCTGGAACCCAAAAACGCCTTTGCATGGGCGGACCGCGCGAAGCTCGAGGCACGGATGCAGGATATCGAAGGCGCACTGAAGAGCCTCGACCAAGGCATCGCCGCCAAGCCGGAGGCGACGTTGCTTCAGGAACTCTCCAAGCAACGCGCCCGTCATCTGCTGCGCCTCGGACGGAATGAAGAAGCGCTGAAGGCGTTTCGCGATATGGTGGCCGCCCAGCCGGACGATGTGGATCTCGCGGAGGAAGTGGTCTACATCCAGATGGAGGAAGGCCTGCCCGAGGAAGCGGCGAAAGGCGTCGAAGCCCTCATCACCAGGACCAAGGATGCCTATCAGAAAGTCGTGCGGCTGCTGCTGCTGGGGGACATCCGCCAAAAGCTGGGACATCGCGACGACGCGGTGAACGCGTATGAGGACGCTCTGGAACTCGCTGGCAAGGACACCTGGGTGGAGGGCGAGGTGCTGGCACGCATCGAGCAGAGCTTCCGCCGTGAAGATGACCTGGATGGGCTGGCGAAGAAGCTGGAGGAACTGGCCAAGGCGGATCCCGCGCGGGTGCGCCTCAGCCAGCGGCATGCGCAGGTGCTGGCAGACCTCGGCAAAGCGGATGATGCCATCAAGGTGTATCAGGATCTATTGGCCCGCACTCCGGGGCAGCAGTCCGTGCGTGAGGGTTTCCTGAACCTGCTGGAAAGCGCCGACAAGCTGCCGGAGGCCATTGAGCAGGCAAAGGCCCTGCGTGCACAATTGTCCGGAGACAAGGAGTGGATCATCCGCCTGGCCGTGCTGCAGCATCGCGCCAAGGATGACACCGCAGCGCAGAGCACCTTGAACGAATACCTCGCCGTGAATGGTACCGGCGAGTCGGATCGCCTTCGTGTGGCACGCCTGCTGGAAACCTGGGATCTGATCGATCCGGCAAAGGCTGCGTATGAAGCGCTGGTGAAGGCCCATGCGGACAGCGTCTCTGCCCGCGAGGCCCAAGCGCAATTCCTGCACCGCATTGATGAGCGGGACGCCGCCCTGGCCATCTGGCGGGATATTGCTGCGAAGGGAACCCTGGAAGACGCCCTCCAGGTGGGTCAGGCTCTGGGCGCACGCATGGAGCACAATGTGGCGCTGGAGGTGCTGTCGGCGCGGATCGCGACTTCTCCCGGTGAACCACGTCTGCTGGCGGCCCTGTGCACCGCTGCAGCGGGAGCGAAGGAATTTGCCAAGGCCATTCCCTGGGCACGTGAGCGTGTGAAGCTGGCCCGTGACGTCACCGAGGTGGAGGAGAGCGTGAAGGCTGCCTCGATGATCATCCGGAATGCCGGCACGCATGAAGCACTGGCGAAGGAGATTGCCGCACTCCCCTCTCCCACTGCCGCAGAGCGCTGCCTGCTGGCAGAGCTTCGAGAATCCATGAAGGATCATGCCGGTGCTGATGCCGCACTGACGGCCCTTACCGGGCCGGATGAGGCCCTGGGTCTGCAACAACAGGTACGTCTTTTTCAGGGGCGGCAGGAATGGATCCGAGCCGCTGCGACGATGGCGAAATTGATTGGTCTTCCCGATGGCCGCACCTCTGCCAATGTGCAGAAGCTGGTGGATCTGCACCAGCGCGCAGGGCAGACGAATGAAGCCCTGAACTGGATCGCTGAATGGAAGAAGCTCTCGCCCGGCGCTGTCACCCCGTGGACCACGGAATCCCGCCTGCTCTCCGATGCCGGACGCGCGGATGATGCCATCAAGGTCCTGCGCGAGGCGTACCGGAAGTTCTCGGACAATCCCGACCTCGCGGCCAGCTTCGGCGATCAGCTCATCGCAGCCGGACAGACGAATGAGGCCATGGACATCTTCGAAGCATGGTATGAGAAGACCGAGGACGTCCCCGGAAAGATGCGCTGGGCAGGCAGCCTGGCGCGTGCCGCTGCGAGCGGCGGCAACACCTCGCAGCTCGTGGATCGTTTCCGCGAGCGGCAGAAGAAGAACCGCCAGTCCGTGGTGCCGTGGATTGCACTGGCGGAGATTCATCGCGCCACTGGAAATACCGAAGGCAGACGCGCCGCCATCATGGAAGCTGCCAATTTGCGTCCGCAGGATCTCGAGCTGCTGCTGGAGCTTGCCCGGCTACAGGAGGAAGATGGTCTGTGGAAGGAAGCGCTGGCCACGCTGGAAACCGCGCGCCCCCTGGACAAGGCCAGCAAAGTGCGGGAGCGGCAGGCGGCAATCCACCTCCGCTACGGAGACGAGAATCTGGGTTATCGCATCCTCTTTGAACTCGCCGGTGGTGATCAGATGGACGCGCGCGGCATCGAGCGCATGGCGGATGGCATTGCTGCACGTGGCGAATGGGAACGCGTCATTGAGTTCCTGGAGCCTCTGGCAACGAAGCATCCCAAAGACTACCGTCTCCGCTTCCTGCAGGCCGTGGCGCTGGAGGAAGCTGGCCGCGAGAAGGACGCCACGCAGATCTTCATCACTCTTTTGCAGCCGATGGAGGAACTTCCCGGCGTGGTCGTGCCACCGGGCGGAGTGAGCGGCACGGGACGCAATCCTTATCAGGACCAGATGCTAAATGCCATGCCTCCCGGTTTGACCGGCTTCATCGAGATGAACCAGACCTGGCACATGGCCTACCGCTACCGCCAGTCGCGCAACAGCGGCAGCTACATCAGCTACGCCTTCCCGGGCATGCCGACCTCCTCAGGATTCGTCACCCTTCCGCCCTTTGCGCTGACCGCCCCCTCCTATGCGGCCGTGCATCTCATCAGCCTGGCGCAGAACCTCAAGGATGCAGAGAAGACGGAGCTCGCCACGCGCCTGAAGCGCATGGACATGAGCGAGGCGGAAATGTTTGTCCATCTGCAATGGGATCCGCAGCGCGGCGGTGTGGTGGTGGATGAAGATTGGCTGAAGGCACATCCGGATGAAGATGCAGCGCTGGCCTGGTGGGTGATGAACAGCATGTCGCGCATGACCAGCATGGGTAGCGCAGACTCCGAGGCCCTGCTGCGCAAGGCCTTCGACCGCTTCCAGAAGCGCTATCCCGGTCTGGCTGCACAGTCCGCCTTCGCCTCGCGCGGCAGCAGCACCAACGAAGGCAAGGCGCTCTACACAGAGGGGCTGAAGTACGTGAATTCGCTGGAGAAGATGGATCTCGTCTGTGTGCAGTCGGTGTTCAACCAGCTCCAACTCCAGCTGCAGCGGGGCGGAGAACTCTCCCCTCTCTCAGACGAAGAAGAAGCCTCCCTCATTGCGCTCGTGAAAAAGCACATCCGTGCCTCGACCGACAAGAATGACGTGATGCGGCCGTGGATGATGTCTTCGCTGGGACGCATGCTCGCGGAGAAGGGGAAGTGGGACGATGCCGTGGAACTTGCGCAGGCGGACCAGGATGCCTTTGAGCAGAGCGCCGGTGGTGGACCCAACCAGCAGTTCCAGCAAATCCAACGCATGTACTATGGCCAGGGTGGCGCCGTGGTCACCGCCATGCAATTCCCCGCGAAGCACCTGAAGGTTTCGCAAACGGCGCTGGGAGTCATGGCCCCGTCCCTGGGAGGTTATATGTTTTCACCTCAGGGAGACAGCTCCATTGGCGAGGAGACTCCGCGCAACGAGCCCATGCTGAAGTCCGCGGTGAAGCTGACGAACGATGCGTTGCGCAATATTGCGCTGCTCGCGGGCGGGGACCGGGATTCATTCTCCAAGTTTGTGGAGGCGAAGGCGAAGGCGGAACCGGAGAATCCGGGGCCTATCCTGCTCGCGGCCTGGTATGCCCAGCAGTCGCAGGATTACCCGAAGGCCATTCAGTGGATGCAGAAGGCACTGGCGCTCACCCTGGACGCCGACGATCGACTGATGGTGGAAAATGCCCTGCTGCACAACGCTGCAGCGAGCCAGACCAACAAAGGCGGCAAGCCGGATCCCGCCATGACAGCCGAGCTGCTGGATGCTGCCAAGGAACTCGCCAAACGACAGTCGCGGAACACGAGCCTGTCGATGAATCAGAAACAAAATCTGGCGCGGGCGATGGACAGCCTGGGCCTCAGCAAAGAGGCGGCGCAACTTCGTACCGTGCCCAAGGTCGCAGGCAGCAGTGGCAGCAGTAGTCGCTCCAGCTATACCAGCAGCAACATCAGCAGCACGCAATCCACCCCCTCCACGGTGGAGCAACTCGCCAACAAGAACCAGCGCGACGCTGCCGCCCGTGAAGCCGTGAAACTCCTGCGCACCGTAGTGCCAGAACTCTTCACCACCAACGCCGAGTATGCAGCCTCCCGTGCGGACGAACTCCTCAAGATCGTGAAGAAGCTTGAACTGGCGCCTGACATCCTGAAAAGCGCCGATCCCGGAGACTCCGCCAGCATGCGCAGAAAACTGGAGTTTGCCGGCCTCAACGAGCTCCTGGGAAGGGAGAAGGAGGCGAGGGATCTCTATGAGGCCGTCCTCGTTGCAGCACCACGCACCACCGAAGCACAGGTGCGCATGATCAGCCTGCTCTCCACCAGTGATTCGGACGCGGCGGCGCAGCGCATCCTTGAGCTGAAGCAGGGCACGCCACTCGCGACGGTGCTGCAGAATCTGGTGCAGACAATGCAGAACAGCAGTGGGCGCGGCGGGCTTTCACGCCGCATCGCCGCCGCACGCACGTTCACTGCCGTGTTGGAGAAGCTCGCCAGCGGCGGAACCAAGTTCCCCCCGGATGTCTCCCTGCCCTACATGGCTGGGGCGTCACGGAGCATCGGCCAGGCCCACTACGGCAACAACTCGGATGACGGCACGGAGCGGGATCCGCGCCTGCCGGATCTGTATTCCGCCACGCTGTACGACGGCACCCATCGCTCGAAGGAAGAAGTCGCCGGGATGAACAGTGCCAAGGGGAAAGAACGTCGCGAGGCTCACGATGCGCTCTGCCGCGCGATGATGAAGGTGCCGGAACTCGCCGAAGATGGTTTCTCTGCTCTCGCCAGCCTGACCATCGCGGAGAAGCAGGACTTTGCCCAGCTGAAGGAATCCGCCACGGCGTGCCTGAAGCTCACCAACGATCCCGCCAATCGCCGGCGCATCGAGAACGCGCGCAGCCAATATGGCTACAGCTACAGTTCCGGTGGTTCCGAGCGCCTGTGGCAGCCGAAGCCTGCCGAGTTTCTCATCTACGCCGCGTGGAAGGAGGGTGCGGAAGAGCGCCTGGAAAAGGAGATCTATCCGCTGGTGGCGGGAAATGCGGACACTTCCAAACAGACACCGCAGCTTGTCTCTGCAAAGGCGTTTGCGAAACTCTGGTTTGGCAAGCCAGAGGAATTCACCACGGCAGCAGATGACTGGGCCAAGGTCGGCAGCTCGAGGAACTCGATGAACCAGATGACCTGGCTCTGGTTCTCCGACGGCGGGTATATGGAGAACTTGCTGCGCTTCGCTGTGGAACGGAAGCTGGAAGTCAATCTGGACGACTGGATGATTGCCAAGATCAAAGGCAGCTTCCGCGAAAACAACCACCTGGATCTCGATTGCATCCAACCCTGGCTGCGCCTGGAAGCCGGAAAGAAGGGCACGCCCGTAGTGGTGGCGTTCATTGAAAAACTGGGAGACAACCTCTTCGGCGACGCGGAAGGAAGGCGCAAGGCAACCCAGGACTTTGTAAGCCAGCGCTATGGCGGCACGAGTTCACAAAGGCAGAATGCCAAGGCTTATAGCTACGGGCAGTTCATTGACGGCCTGCTCCAGGAGGACGGTGTGCCCGGCGCGGCCCTGACTGTAATGATCACCGAGAAGTGGCTCGAAACACCGGCCGCGGCCCAGCAGATCAAATACCGTCTCGATGACGATGGCGTGCTGAATGATTCCAAGGCGCTCTCCCTGGTGCTCAGCCTGCCACCCTTTGGCGCGGAGGCGGCGGAGTTCCGCGCATACACGACGAAGGATCGCTATGTGCCAACCGTGCTGGGCGGACTGCTTTCAGAAATCCGCAAGCGTGACAAGCTGCGCACGGAAATCCTTGAACATCTCAAGCAATCCCCCACCCGCACCTTCGGCACGCAGTTGTCCATCGCCTCACTGGAGCAGAAGCATGATGCAGAGCTGATTGCCTTTGTCACGGCCCGCAGGGACGAGCTCACCAAGCTGAGCACCCCCGCGCAGGATGAACTTCGCGAAGTGCTGAAGCAGGTGTGGCCTGCGCTACAGCGGCCGGAGAACATGCCCCAGGAGCGCCAGGAAGTCCTGCGGCCGCTCTTTGCCGCGGAGATGAAATCCCTCGCGGAACGTCGTGCCATGGTCCTTACCGCGAACACCCTTGAGGAACTGAAGATGGAGGACAGACCCTTCTTCGACTTCCTCCGCGGCGAGTTTGTGAAGCTCGCACAAGAAGGGAAGGACGACGACGCGGTGCAGCTCTTCGAAAAGGGATGCACGCTCATCGAAAAGAAGATGGCTGCCAAAGGCTGGGACGATGGGCAGAACTGGAACGGCTGGACGCCTCGCAGCCAGCTCGCGGATGCGATCATGGACTGGCGCACCGGCTGGGATCTTGTGCGACTGGGCGTGCGTCTCTACAACACGGACACCACCGGCAAACTGCAGCACCCCGGTCACCCGAACTCCAATCAGTGGAACAAGACGGTGCAGGACTCCTGGAAACGCGAGGGCGGCTACTGGAGGCCCGAGACGGCCCTGCATGTGACACTCAGCCGCATCAACGGGAACCTCAAGGGGCAGAACTCCGCCATCCTCATGCCAATGCTGGCCAACCTGGTGGCGCAGATGCCTCTGCGGCTCCGTGGTGGTGTGGTCACCTGGGCGGAAGGTGAGGGAGCCAAGAAACCCTACGCCGCGCTCTCCAAACACCTGGCAGTTGCAGCGCGTTTCCAGAACTTCACCTCCCCGGGCAAGAAGGTGGTGCTCGGAGCGGATGGCAAACGCCCCGAAGACCCCGCCATGCCCTCCATGCGGCAGGAAGATTGGGACTACCTGCTGGGCGTGATGGAAGACGCCTCGCTGAATCCCCGCGTACGCCTCGCCCTTGCCAACTGGATCTGCCACTACGGCCGCGAGGAGGTGGACAGCCGCATGGTGTACGCGACGGTGAGACTCTCCGTGGAAGGTCTGCGCAACTCGTGGGCGCACAGTGCCTATCACCTCGCCTCGGCGGTGCGTTGTTTCAATCAAGAGCCCGCCAATGAGGCGTGGAAGGCGCTGGCCAAGGACGTGTGGGATGCCTGGGTGGTGCGCAATGCGCGCAATCAGGAGTCCTCACGCATGGGCCGGGCTTATGATCCCGCGGAGACTGCTGTCTTCGCCATGTGGGAACTGGCGGTGCGCGCCCGTGAGAAGTCGTGGCAGTCGCGCCTGCGCACGGAATTCCGCACCACGCTGGATGACAGCTACCTCACCTTCGCGGCAATGGCGCGGCAGGAGGACTTTGAGGGTGCTACGGAATTCCTCCGCGCGCAGTGGAAGGATCTCACCCAGTGGATTCCGTTCTACGATTCGCTGGACACGGCCAGCAACGACAACAATCAGGCTGAGGGCGTTGCTACGATGCTGAATACGACGGCGCGGGACAAGTTCCTCGTGGCCTGCAAGGATCCTGAACTGGCCGAGTTGGGCCGCATTTTCATGGATGTGGGAAATGATCCACCGCAGGGCTATCGTGAGCGCTTCAGTGGTCCGCCAGACTACCGTGCCCGCAGAGATCTGGCTGCGGAAGCTTTCCGTCCGGAGGTCATCAAGGATGATGCCATGCGCGCCCGCGCCACCGGCTGGCTCTTTGGCGCCTCCGCCGCGAATGACAAGACAGCTCCCGTGGTGGCAGCACTTGCTTCCAAGGTCGACGTGAAAGCACTGCCCTCCCAGAATGAATCCCAGAAAATGCGCTGGCAAATCCTGATGCCTCTGCTGGACAGCCACAACAAGGCGCTCACGGGTGACTGCAAGGCCTTCGATACCTTCTACGAGACCGTGCACCAGCACTCGGGGTGGGACGAGTGGCTGCGGGATAACATCAAGGAATACTCCGGACGCATGGTGCTCTCCCGTACCCGCCTTTTCTGGAGAAGCCAGCCACCCGCCAAGGCTTCTGACATGCTGCCCCTGACAGATACCATCCTCAAAAGCTATGCGAGCAACGATGACACCCAGATAGGTGATGCCATCGGTGTGCGCACCGCCATCTACCTGTATGACGGTGATCTGGAAGGACTCGCGAACTGGCGCAAATCGCTTTCCAAGGAACACGCCGCTCAATTCGTAGACCGGTACCGCACGCAAAGCTCGCTCTTCATCACCCTGGGTGACCTGTGCGGGCGCAATCCGAAGGTGCGGCTGCCGCTGGAGCGCCGCCTCGCGCTGGTCGAGGCTGCGGTGAAGGACGAGTGGACCCAGAAGATTGCCAGGACAAATCCGGGTGCTTCCTTCAAAATGCCCATCCTGACCGGGAAAACGAACCTGCTCAGCAAGCCCGAACTCATCGAACACGGGATGAAGATCGCCCGCCTCATCCCCCGGGAGGGCCGCTCCTTCTATGAGATGGCAGACTGGTTTGAGGAGGAGGGACTGGCAGAGCAGACCCTGGCCGCACTCGATGCCGTGCTCGCCGAAGTAGGTGGCAACCAATCCCTGCGCAATCCGGCGCTCATCCGCAAAGCCGAGACGCTGGACAACATGGGGAGGAATGCCGAGGCCATGAAGGTGCTGGAAGGAATGGACATCGCGAAACTCCCTGTGGGTCTGCGCCTCCAAGTCGAACGGCTTCAGCGAAAAGAGCAGGAAGCTGCCAAGAAAGCGGCGGCTAAGCAGTAA
- a CDS encoding AAA family ATPase, whose product MSLPHPPDTKAAVSHFHDSFNKLRSEVSKFIVGQKDIIDSVLTAVVCGGHVLLEGVPGLGKTALVNTLARALHLKFQRIQFTPDLLPADIVGTQILVEKDGKKVFEFQPGPVFCNVLLADEINRATPKTQSALLETMQEKSVTVAGSTHKLDKPFFVLATQNPIEQDGTYPLPEAQLDRFFFKLFVPVPNHADFVEILNRTGGVELPAISAVANGDDVLKMGQLVREVPVEASVQDYLVRVVRATHPSDAQATDRVKKYVRHGSSPRGAQTILAAARVHALLDDRYHVAREDIAKAAIPALRHRILLSFEGEAEGVKTDEVIADVLAKVKE is encoded by the coding sequence ATGTCTCTCCCCCACCCTCCCGATACCAAGGCTGCTGTTTCCCATTTCCACGACTCGTTTAACAAGCTCCGAAGCGAAGTCTCGAAGTTCATCGTTGGGCAGAAGGACATCATCGACAGTGTGCTCACCGCCGTGGTGTGTGGAGGCCACGTACTCCTGGAAGGTGTGCCAGGCCTGGGCAAGACGGCGCTGGTGAATACGCTGGCGCGTGCCCTGCACCTGAAGTTCCAGCGCATCCAGTTCACGCCTGACCTGCTCCCTGCCGATATCGTGGGCACGCAGATCCTCGTGGAGAAGGATGGCAAGAAGGTCTTCGAATTCCAGCCCGGCCCCGTCTTCTGCAATGTGCTGCTGGCGGATGAAATCAACCGCGCCACGCCGAAGACACAGTCCGCGCTGCTGGAGACCATGCAGGAGAAGTCCGTCACCGTGGCGGGCTCCACGCACAAGCTCGACAAGCCTTTCTTCGTGCTGGCAACGCAGAACCCCATCGAGCAAGATGGCACCTATCCGCTGCCGGAAGCACAGCTCGACCGCTTCTTCTTCAAGCTCTTCGTCCCCGTGCCGAATCACGCGGACTTCGTGGAAATCCTCAATCGCACTGGCGGCGTGGAACTGCCCGCCATCAGCGCAGTGGCCAACGGTGACGACGTGCTTAAGATGGGTCAACTCGTTCGTGAAGTGCCGGTGGAAGCCTCGGTGCAGGACTACCTGGTGCGGGTGGTGCGCGCCACGCATCCCTCGGATGCACAGGCCACGGACCGCGTGAAGAAGTATGTGCGCCACGGGTCCTCCCCGCGCGGTGCGCAGACCATCCTCGCCGCAGCCCGTGTGCATGCCCTGCTGGATGACCGCTATCACGTCGCGCGTGAGGACATCGCCAAGGCCGCCATCCCGGCCCTGCGCCACCGCATTCTCCTCTCCTTCGAAGGTGAAGCCGAGGGCGTGAAGACGGATGAAGTCATCGCCGACGTGCTGGCCAAGGTGAAGGAATAG
- a CDS encoding DUF58 domain-containing protein codes for MLTDPAFIRRLESLYLLARKILGGSLQADRRSTKKGAGITFADYAQYSLGDDYRSIDWRVYAKFESLLIKLFELEEDATIYLLIDCSPSMASKQQYAKELTAALGYIALNTLDRLAVYGLADKLRPLFDPTRGRNQVIPFLRSLDAAPSFGVDTDLTACAREFEARHRRKGLVCVISDFLFPGGYEEGLSRLQWHKHEVFCLQTLDDNDLKCAWKGDVTLECVETGASQKVTVSPREAKMYEEAVAEWNAGLQRTCAKRGLGFVSTTTERPFDEVIQDLLRRGGLVG; via the coding sequence ATGCTTACAGACCCCGCCTTCATCCGCCGCCTAGAGTCGCTCTACCTTCTGGCACGGAAGATTCTTGGCGGCTCCCTGCAGGCGGATCGTCGCAGCACGAAGAAGGGCGCCGGCATCACCTTCGCCGACTATGCGCAGTACTCGCTGGGCGATGACTACCGCTCCATCGACTGGCGCGTGTATGCAAAGTTCGAGTCACTGCTCATCAAGCTCTTCGAACTCGAAGAAGACGCCACCATCTACCTGCTGATTGATTGCAGTCCCTCGATGGCGAGCAAGCAGCAGTATGCGAAGGAACTCACCGCAGCGCTCGGCTACATCGCACTGAATACGCTCGACCGTCTCGCGGTGTATGGGCTGGCGGACAAGCTGCGACCGCTCTTTGACCCTACGCGTGGGCGCAATCAAGTCATCCCGTTCCTGCGCTCCCTCGATGCCGCGCCCTCATTTGGCGTAGACACGGACCTGACGGCCTGTGCGCGAGAGTTCGAGGCGAGGCATCGGCGCAAAGGTCTCGTGTGTGTCATCTCGGATTTTCTTTTCCCTGGCGGCTACGAAGAAGGCCTGAGCCGCTTGCAGTGGCACAAGCACGAGGTCTTCTGCTTGCAAACGCTGGACGACAACGACCTGAAGTGCGCATGGAAGGGCGATGTAACCCTGGAGTGTGTGGAAACGGGAGCCTCGCAGAAAGTCACCGTGTCTCCACGTGAAGCGAAGATGTACGAAGAAGCCGTCGCGGAATGGAATGCTGGATTGCAGCGCACGTGCGCGAAGCGGGGTCTTGGCTTTGTGAGCACCACGACGGAGCGGCCATTTGATGAAGTGATTCAGGATCTTCTGAGACGAGGGGGATTGGTCGGATAA